A portion of the Camelus ferus isolate YT-003-E chromosome 16, BCGSAC_Cfer_1.0, whole genome shotgun sequence genome contains these proteins:
- the MKS1 gene encoding Meckel syndrome type 1 protein isoform X1 gives MAEAAWSTDTGEAVYRSRDPVRNLRLRVHLQRITSSNYLHYQPAAQPGKDLIDLATFRPHPTASGHRPDEDEEEEAVIGWQEKLFSQFEVDLYQNEAACQSPLDHQYHQEILKLEDSDGRKNRRIFTYTDSDRFTNLEKHCQKMTTAASEMPSFLVERMANVRRRRQDRRGMEGGILKSRIVTWEPSEEFVRNNHVINTPLQTMYIMADLGPYGKLGYKKYEHVLCTLKVDSNGVIAVKPDFTGLKGPYRIETEGEKPELWKYTIDNVSSLAQPEEEEREQRVFKDLYGRHKEYLSSLVGTDFETTVPGALRLFVNGEVVSAQGYEYDNLYVHFFVELPTTNWSSPVFQQLSGITQTCATKSLGMDKVAYFSYPFTFEASFLHEDESAGALPEWPVLYCEVRSLDFWQRYRVEGYGAVVLPATPGAHTLRVSTWRPLELGTVAELRRFFIGGSLELEDLSYVRIPGTFKGERLSRFGLRTETTGIVTFRLHCLQQSRAFMESSSLRKRMRSVLDRLEGFSQQSSIHNVLEAFRRARRRMQEARESLPQDLVSPSGAMVR, from the exons ATGGCGGAGGCCGCCTGGAGCACTGACACCGGAGAGGCCGTGTATCGCTCCCGGGACCCCGTGCGCAACCTCCGCCTCCG AGTCCACCTGCAAAGAATCACATCAAGCAACTACCTCCATTACCAGCCTGCTGCCCAGCCCGGAAAGGACCTCATAGACTTGGCCACTTTTAGGCCTCACCCAACCGCCA GTGGACACCGCCcagatgaagatgaagaggaggaggctgtgaTTGGGTGGCAAGAGAAGCTCTTTAGCCAG TTTGAAGTAGATCTGTATCAAAATGAAGCAGCCTGCCAGAGTCCTTTGGATCATCAGTACCATCAAGAGATTCTGAAGCTGGAGGATTCGGATGGCAGGAAGAACCGACGAATCTTTACTTACACTGACTCTGACAGATTCACCAACTTGGAGAAG cactgtcAGAAAATGACCACCGCAGCCAGCGAGATGCCATCCTTCTTGGTCGAGCGAATGGCAAACGTCAGGCGGCGCCGGCAAGACAGGCGAGGGAT GGAGGGTGGCATCCTTAAGTCCCGAATCGTCACCTGGGAGCCCTCAGAAGAGTTTGTGAGGAACAACCATGTCATCAACACCCCTCTTCAGACAATGTACATCATGGCAGACCTGGGGCCCTATGGAAA GCTTGGCTATAAGAAGTATGAACACGTCCTCTGTACTCTGAAGGTGGATAGCAATGGTGTGATCGCAGTAAAACCTGACTTCACTGGCCTCAAAGGACCCTACAG AATCGAGACAGAGGGGGAGAAGCCGGAGCTGTGGAAGTACACGATTGACAACGTGTCGTCCCTCGCACAGCCtgaggaggaggagcgggagcAGCGTGTGTTCAAGGAC CTGTATGGCCGCCACAAGGAGTACCTCAGCAGCCTCGTGGGCACCGACTTTGAGACG accGTCCCCGGTGCCCTGCGGCTCTTTGTAAATGGAGAGGTAG TTTCAGCCCAAGGCTATGAGTATGACAATCTCTACGTGCACTTCTTTGTGGAACTGCCAACTACTA ATTGGTCGAGCCCAGTGTTCCAGCAGCTCTCAGGAATCACACAGACCTGTGCCACCAAGTCCCTGGGAATG GATAAGGTGGCTTACTTCTCCTACCCATTCACATTTGAGGCCTCCTTCCTCCACGAGGATGAATCTGCTG GTGCCCTCCCGGAGTGGCCCGTGCTCTACTGTGAGGTCCGCTCGCTCGACTTCTGGCAGAGGTATCGCGTGGAAGGCTACGGGGCTGTGGTGCTGCCCGCCACCCCAG GCGCACACACCCTGAGAGTCTCCACGTGGAGGCCCCTGGAGCTCGGCACCGTGGCTGAGCTGAGGAGGTTTTTCATTGGCGGCTCTCTGGAGCTGGAGGACCTTTCCTACGTGCGGATACCAGGAACCTTCAAG GGGGAGCGTCTGAGCCGCTTTGGACTCCGCACAGAGACCACAGGCATTGTCACCTTCCGCCTGCACTGTCTGCAGCAGTCCAG GGCCTTCATGGAGTCAAGTTCCCTGCGGAAGAGGATGCGGAGTGTGTTGGACCGTCTGGAGGGTTTCAGCCAGCAGAGTTCCATTCACAATGTGCTGG AGGCCTTCCGTCGAGCCCGGCGCCGCATGCAGGAGGCCCGAGAAAGCCTTCCCCAGGACCTAGTGAGCCCCTCGGGAGCCATGGTCCGCTAG
- the MKS1 gene encoding Meckel syndrome type 1 protein isoform X3: MAEAAWSTDTGEAVYRSRDPVRNLRLRVHLQRITSSNYLHYQPAAQPGKDLIDLATFRPHPTASGHRPDEDEEEEAVIGWQEKLFSQFEVDLYQNEAACQSPLDHQYHQEILKLEDSDGRKNRRIFTYTDSDRFTNLEKHCQKMTTAASEMPSFLVERMANVRRRRQDRRGMEGGILKSRIVTWEPSEEFVRNNHVINTPLQTMYIMADLGPYGKLGYKKYEHVLCTLKVDSNGVIAVKPDFTGLKGPYRIETEGEKPELWKYTIDNVSSLAQPEEEEREQRVFKDLYGRHKEYLSSLVGTDFETTVPGALRLFVNGEVVSAQGYEYDNLYVHFFVELPTTNWSSPVFQQLSGITQTCATKSLGMDKVAYFSYPFTFEASFLHEDESAGALPEWPVLYCEVRSLDFWQRYRVEGYGAVVLPATPGAHTLRVSTWRPLELGTVAELRRFFIGGSLELEDLSYVRIPGTFKGLHGVKFPAEEDAECVGPSGGFQPAEFHSQCAGGLPSSPAPHAGGPRKPSPGPSEPLGSHGPLARCSPGLPQNNKMSGSQGHALPPLHLSD; encoded by the exons ATGGCGGAGGCCGCCTGGAGCACTGACACCGGAGAGGCCGTGTATCGCTCCCGGGACCCCGTGCGCAACCTCCGCCTCCG AGTCCACCTGCAAAGAATCACATCAAGCAACTACCTCCATTACCAGCCTGCTGCCCAGCCCGGAAAGGACCTCATAGACTTGGCCACTTTTAGGCCTCACCCAACCGCCA GTGGACACCGCCcagatgaagatgaagaggaggaggctgtgaTTGGGTGGCAAGAGAAGCTCTTTAGCCAG TTTGAAGTAGATCTGTATCAAAATGAAGCAGCCTGCCAGAGTCCTTTGGATCATCAGTACCATCAAGAGATTCTGAAGCTGGAGGATTCGGATGGCAGGAAGAACCGACGAATCTTTACTTACACTGACTCTGACAGATTCACCAACTTGGAGAAG cactgtcAGAAAATGACCACCGCAGCCAGCGAGATGCCATCCTTCTTGGTCGAGCGAATGGCAAACGTCAGGCGGCGCCGGCAAGACAGGCGAGGGAT GGAGGGTGGCATCCTTAAGTCCCGAATCGTCACCTGGGAGCCCTCAGAAGAGTTTGTGAGGAACAACCATGTCATCAACACCCCTCTTCAGACAATGTACATCATGGCAGACCTGGGGCCCTATGGAAA GCTTGGCTATAAGAAGTATGAACACGTCCTCTGTACTCTGAAGGTGGATAGCAATGGTGTGATCGCAGTAAAACCTGACTTCACTGGCCTCAAAGGACCCTACAG AATCGAGACAGAGGGGGAGAAGCCGGAGCTGTGGAAGTACACGATTGACAACGTGTCGTCCCTCGCACAGCCtgaggaggaggagcgggagcAGCGTGTGTTCAAGGAC CTGTATGGCCGCCACAAGGAGTACCTCAGCAGCCTCGTGGGCACCGACTTTGAGACG accGTCCCCGGTGCCCTGCGGCTCTTTGTAAATGGAGAGGTAG TTTCAGCCCAAGGCTATGAGTATGACAATCTCTACGTGCACTTCTTTGTGGAACTGCCAACTACTA ATTGGTCGAGCCCAGTGTTCCAGCAGCTCTCAGGAATCACACAGACCTGTGCCACCAAGTCCCTGGGAATG GATAAGGTGGCTTACTTCTCCTACCCATTCACATTTGAGGCCTCCTTCCTCCACGAGGATGAATCTGCTG GTGCCCTCCCGGAGTGGCCCGTGCTCTACTGTGAGGTCCGCTCGCTCGACTTCTGGCAGAGGTATCGCGTGGAAGGCTACGGGGCTGTGGTGCTGCCCGCCACCCCAG GCGCACACACCCTGAGAGTCTCCACGTGGAGGCCCCTGGAGCTCGGCACCGTGGCTGAGCTGAGGAGGTTTTTCATTGGCGGCTCTCTGGAGCTGGAGGACCTTTCCTACGTGCGGATACCAGGAACCTTCAAG GGCCTTCATGGAGTCAAGTTCCCTGCGGAAGAGGATGCGGAGTGTGTTGGACCGTCTGGAGGGTTTCAGCCAGCAGAGTTCCATTCACAATGTGCTGG AGGCCTTCCGTCGAGCCCGGCGCCGCATGCAGGAGGCCCGAGAAAGCCTTCCCCAGGACCTAGTGAGCCCCTCGGGAGCCATGGTCCGCTAGCTCGCTGCAGCCCTGGCCTTCCACAGAACAACAAGATGAGTGGTAGCCAAGGCCATGCCCTCCCGCCTCTTCATCTTTCTGATTAG
- the MKS1 gene encoding Meckel syndrome type 1 protein isoform X2, translated as MAEAAWSTDTGEAVYRSRDPVRNLRLRVHLQRITSSNYLHYQPAAQPGKDLIDLATFRPHPTASGHRPDEDEEEEAVIGWQEKLFSQFEVDLYQNEAACQSPLDHQYHQEILKLEDSDGRKNRRIFTYTDSDRFTNLEKHCQKMTTAASEMPSFLVERMANVRRRRQDRRGMLGYKKYEHVLCTLKVDSNGVIAVKPDFTGLKGPYRIETEGEKPELWKYTIDNVSSLAQPEEEEREQRVFKDLYGRHKEYLSSLVGTDFETTVPGALRLFVNGEVVSAQGYEYDNLYVHFFVELPTTNWSSPVFQQLSGITQTCATKSLGMDKVAYFSYPFTFEASFLHEDESAGALPEWPVLYCEVRSLDFWQRYRVEGYGAVVLPATPGAHTLRVSTWRPLELGTVAELRRFFIGGSLELEDLSYVRIPGTFKGERLSRFGLRTETTGIVTFRLHCLQQSRAFMESSSLRKRMRSVLDRLEGFSQQSSIHNVLEAFRRARRRMQEARESLPQDLVSPSGAMVR; from the exons ATGGCGGAGGCCGCCTGGAGCACTGACACCGGAGAGGCCGTGTATCGCTCCCGGGACCCCGTGCGCAACCTCCGCCTCCG AGTCCACCTGCAAAGAATCACATCAAGCAACTACCTCCATTACCAGCCTGCTGCCCAGCCCGGAAAGGACCTCATAGACTTGGCCACTTTTAGGCCTCACCCAACCGCCA GTGGACACCGCCcagatgaagatgaagaggaggaggctgtgaTTGGGTGGCAAGAGAAGCTCTTTAGCCAG TTTGAAGTAGATCTGTATCAAAATGAAGCAGCCTGCCAGAGTCCTTTGGATCATCAGTACCATCAAGAGATTCTGAAGCTGGAGGATTCGGATGGCAGGAAGAACCGACGAATCTTTACTTACACTGACTCTGACAGATTCACCAACTTGGAGAAG cactgtcAGAAAATGACCACCGCAGCCAGCGAGATGCCATCCTTCTTGGTCGAGCGAATGGCAAACGTCAGGCGGCGCCGGCAAGACAGGCGAGGGAT GCTTGGCTATAAGAAGTATGAACACGTCCTCTGTACTCTGAAGGTGGATAGCAATGGTGTGATCGCAGTAAAACCTGACTTCACTGGCCTCAAAGGACCCTACAG AATCGAGACAGAGGGGGAGAAGCCGGAGCTGTGGAAGTACACGATTGACAACGTGTCGTCCCTCGCACAGCCtgaggaggaggagcgggagcAGCGTGTGTTCAAGGAC CTGTATGGCCGCCACAAGGAGTACCTCAGCAGCCTCGTGGGCACCGACTTTGAGACG accGTCCCCGGTGCCCTGCGGCTCTTTGTAAATGGAGAGGTAG TTTCAGCCCAAGGCTATGAGTATGACAATCTCTACGTGCACTTCTTTGTGGAACTGCCAACTACTA ATTGGTCGAGCCCAGTGTTCCAGCAGCTCTCAGGAATCACACAGACCTGTGCCACCAAGTCCCTGGGAATG GATAAGGTGGCTTACTTCTCCTACCCATTCACATTTGAGGCCTCCTTCCTCCACGAGGATGAATCTGCTG GTGCCCTCCCGGAGTGGCCCGTGCTCTACTGTGAGGTCCGCTCGCTCGACTTCTGGCAGAGGTATCGCGTGGAAGGCTACGGGGCTGTGGTGCTGCCCGCCACCCCAG GCGCACACACCCTGAGAGTCTCCACGTGGAGGCCCCTGGAGCTCGGCACCGTGGCTGAGCTGAGGAGGTTTTTCATTGGCGGCTCTCTGGAGCTGGAGGACCTTTCCTACGTGCGGATACCAGGAACCTTCAAG GGGGAGCGTCTGAGCCGCTTTGGACTCCGCACAGAGACCACAGGCATTGTCACCTTCCGCCTGCACTGTCTGCAGCAGTCCAG GGCCTTCATGGAGTCAAGTTCCCTGCGGAAGAGGATGCGGAGTGTGTTGGACCGTCTGGAGGGTTTCAGCCAGCAGAGTTCCATTCACAATGTGCTGG AGGCCTTCCGTCGAGCCCGGCGCCGCATGCAGGAGGCCCGAGAAAGCCTTCCCCAGGACCTAGTGAGCCCCTCGGGAGCCATGGTCCGCTAG